A part of Dermacentor variabilis isolate Ectoservices chromosome 10, ASM5094787v1, whole genome shotgun sequence genomic DNA contains:
- the LOC142560485 gene encoding uncharacterized protein LOC142560485 — MGRGGGGASRQQRSGSVQLRLTQHHHQQHQQPMHSASPYGGGRESHHRALANGLALHADRAASSDAPEASPQQQQQMSVRRRAKSLGALRGPEQPSSSHHQQATSPSGAATVSLIEPDGAPLLPFLFSRMVQDRTALYSSYPSIKCDIVEYL, encoded by the exons ATGGGTCGCGGCGGCGGAGGAGCCAGCCGGCAGCAGCGCAGCGGCAGCGTCCAGCTGCGCCTCACGCAgcaccaccaccagcagcaccagcagcccaTGCATAGCGCGTCACCGTACGGGGGCGGCAGGGAGTCGCACCACCGCGCTCTCGCCAACGGGCTCGCCCTGCACGCCGACAGGGCCGCCTCCTCGGACG CCCCGGAGGCCAgcccccagcagcagcagcagatgagCGTGCGGCGGCGGGCCAAGAGTCTCGGAGCCCTGCGGGGCCCCGAGCAGCCGTCGTCCTCGCACCACCAGCAGGCCACGTCCCCCTCGGGCGCCGCTACGGTGTCGCTGATCGAACCCGACGGCGCCCCGCTGCTGCCGTTCCTCTTCAGCCGTATGGTGCAGGACAGGACTGCCCTCTACTCCAGCTACCCATCCATCAAGTGTGATATCGTCGAGTACTTATGA